The DNA window TGGTCAACTCCAACCCGGCCACGATCATGACCGACCCGAACATGGCCGACGCCGTGTACATCGAGCCGATCAACTGGCAGACGGTCGAGAAGATCATCGCCAAGGAACGGCCCGACGCGCTGCTGCCGACCATGGGCGGCCAGACCGCGCTCAACTGCGCGCTGGACCTGGCCGACCACGGCGTGCTGGAGAAGTACGGCGTCGAGCTGATCGGCGCCTCGCGCGAGGCGATCCGGATGGCCGAGGACCGCGAGCTGTTCCGCGTGGCGATGAAGGAAATCGGCCTGGAATGCCCCAAGGCCGAAGTCGCGCACACCCTGGAAGAAGCGCTCGACATCCAGACCCGGGTCGGCTACCCGACCATCATTCGTCCCTCGTTCACCCTCGGCGGCAGCGGCGGCGGCATCGCCTACAACCGCGAGGAGCTGATCGAGATCGTCAACCGCGGCCTGGAGCTGTCGCCGACCACCGAAGTGCTGGTCGAGGAATCGGTGCTGGGCTGGAAGGAATTCGAGATGGAAGTGGTCCGCGACAAGGCGGACAACTGCATCATCGTCTGTTCGATCGAGAACTTCGACGCGATGGGCGTGCACACCGGCGACTCGATCACCGTCGCCCCGGCGCAGACCCTGACCGACAAGGAGTACCAGCGCCTGCGCGACGCCTCGATCGCGGTGCTGCGCAAGATCGGCGTCGACACCGGCGGCTCCAACGTCCAGTTCGGCATCAACGCCAAGAATGGCCGCGTCGTGGTGATCGAGATGAACCCGCGCGTGTCGCGCTCCTCGGCGCTGGCGTCCAAGGCCACCGGCTTCCCGATCGCCAAGATCGCCGCCAAGCTCGCGGTCGGCTACACCCTGGACGAACTGCGCAACGAGATCACCGGCGGCGCCACCCCGGCCTCGTTCGAGCCGAGCATCGACTACGTCGTCACCAAGATCCCGCGCTTCGCGTTCGAGAAGTTCCCGCAGGCCGACGCGCGCCTGACCACGCAGATGAAGTCGGTCGGCGAAGTCATGGCGATGGGCCGCACCTTCCAGGAGTCGCTGCACAAGGCCCTGCGCGGCCTGGAGACCGGCAAGGTCGGCCTCGACCCGACCGGCCTGGACCTGGGCAGCGAGGACGACCTGGCCCGGCTCAAGCGCGAGCTCAAGGAGCCCGGCCCGGAGCGCATGTTCTACATCGGCGACGCGTTCCGCGCCGGCTTGAGCGTGGAAGACGTGCACGCGCTGTCGTTCGTCGATCCCTGGTTCCTGGACCAGATCGAAGAACTGATAGCAACCGAGCGCGAAGTCGCCGAGCAAGGCCTGGCCGCGCTCGACCAGGCGCGCATGCGCGCGCTCAAGCGCAAGGGTTTCTCCGACGCGCGCATCGCCCAGCTCACCGGCACCGACGAGACCGCGGTGCGCATCCTGCGCCGCGCGCTCAAGGTGCGCCCGGTGTACAAGCGCGTGGACAGCTGCGCGGCCGAGTTCGCCACCACCACCGCCTACATGTACTCGACCTATGAGGACGAGTGCGAGGCCGCGCCGACCGGCCGCGACAAGATCATCGTCCTCGGCGGCGGCCCCAACCGCATCGGCCAGGGCATCGAGTTCGACTACTGCTGCGTCCATGCCGCCCTGGCCCTGCGCGAGGACGGCTACGAGACCATCATGGTCAACTGCAACCCGGAGACCGTGTCGACCGACTACGACACCTCCGACCGCCTGTACTTCGAGCCGCTGACCCTGGAGGACGTGCTCGAGATCGCCGACCTGGAGAAGCCCAAGGGCGTGATCGTGCAGTACGGCGGCCAGACCCCGCTGAAGCTGGCGCGCGCGCTGGAAGCCAACGGCGTGCCGATCATCGGCACCACCCCGGACAGCATCGACCTGGCCGAGGACCGCGAGCGCTTCCAGAAGCTGGTGCAGGAACTGGGCCTGGCTCAGCCGCTCAACCGCACCGCGCGCAACCCCGACGAGGCCCTGGCCCTGGCCGGCCAGATCGGCTATCCGCTGGTGGTGCGTCCGAGCTACGTGCTCGGCGGCCGGGCGATGGAAATCGTCTACTCCGACACCGACCTGACCCGTTACATCCGCGACGCGGTCAAGGTCTCCAACGATTCGCCGGTGCTGCTGGACCGTTTCCTCGACAACGCGGTCGAAGTCGACGTCGACGTGATCGCCGACCGCGAGGGCCGGGTGCTGATCGGCGGGGTGATGGAGCACATCGAAGAGGCCGGCGTGCATTCGGGCGACTCGTCTTGCTCGCTGCCGCCGTACTCGCTGTCGCCGGCCACGCAGGAAAAGCTGCGCGCGCAGGTGGTGGCGCTGGCCAAGGCGCTCAAGGTGGTCGGGCTGATGAACACCCAGTTCGCGATCCAGACCGACGCCGACGGCAACGAGACCATCTTCCTGATCGAGGTCAACCCGCGCGCCTCGCGCACCGTGCCGTTCGTGTCCAAGGCCACCGGCATGGCCCTGGCCAAGATCGCCGCGCGCTGCATGGTCGGCCAGACCCTGACCTCGCAGGACGCGGTCGAAGAGATCGTGCCGGACTACTACTCGGTCAAGGAAGCGATCTTCCCGTTCGCCAAGTTCCAGGGCGTCGACCCGATCCTCGGCCCGGAAATGCGCTCGACCGGCGAAGTCATGGGCGTGGGCAAGAACTTCGGCGCGGCGATGGCGCGCGCCCAGGAGGCCGGCGGCATCAAGGCGCCGCCGGTCGGCAAGGTGTTCGTCTCGGTGCGCGACCCGGACAAGCAGCGCGTGCTGCCGGTGGTGCAGGAGCTGGTGCGCCGCGGCTACAGCCTGGTCGCCACCCGCGGCACCCAGGTCTTCCTGAGCGAGCACGGCGTGGCCTGCGAAGTGGTCAACAAGGTCACCGAAGGCCGTCCGCAAGTCGTCGACCTGATCAAGAACGGCGAGATCGTCTACATCATCAACACCACCGAAGGCCGCCAGGCGATCTCGGACTCGTTCTCGATCCGCCGCGAGGCCTTGCAGCAGCGGGTGACGTACTCGACCACCGTGTCGGGCGCGCGCGCCCTGGTCAACTCGCTCGACTACCGCGGCCAGGGCCCGGTGTGGTCGCTGCAGGAGCTGCACGCGCAGATCGGCGCGGCCTGAGCGAGGCCGCGACAGGGGCCGTTCGCCGGCGCGTCCGCGCCGGCGTACGCGCCACGGCGAAACGCCCTGCGGCCGGCCAGCCCGGCGCAGGGCCAGGCGCAAATCCCCGCGATCGGTCACACGTTCCACGCAGGCGCCCCGCAGCGGGGTGCCAAGCCGGCCTGTTCCCGGCACAATGCCGTTACAGTCACACACGATGGGCCGGCGGCGTCCGGCGAGAGGAAGGCAATGAGAGCACCCATGACCGCGAAGGGCGCGCAGCGTCTGCGCGCCGAGCTGGACGAACTCAAGACGGTCAAGCGGCCGGCGGTGATCAACGCGATCGCCGAAGCGCGCGCGCACGGCGACCTCAAGGAGAACGCCGAGTACCACGCCGCCCGCGAACAGCAGGGCTTCATCGAAGGCCGCATCAAGCAGCTCGAGGCCGAGCTGTCGCATGCCCAGATCATCGACATCAGCCAGCTCAACGCCGGTTCCAAGGTCGTGTTCGGCGCCACCGTCGAACTGGCCGACGTCGATACCGACGAGGAAAAGACCTACCAGATCGTCGGCGACCTGGAAGCCGACATCAAGCAGGGCCTGATCGCGATCTCCTCGCCGGTGGCGCGCGCCCTGATCGGCAAGAACGAAGGCGACAGCGTCGTCATCGAAGCGCCGGGCGGCACCCGCGAATACGAGATCGTCGGCGTCAGCTACCAGGGCTGAGCCCGACGCCGCGCGCATGAATTCCGTCACCGTCCTGTTGCCGGCGCGCGCGCGCTTCGGCGGCCAGCGTTTCGGCGAGGCCTTCGGCCGCCGCCTCGGCCGCGCCGACCGCAGCGTCGAGGCGGCCGATCAGGCCGCGCGCGCGTTCGACATCCTGCCGCGCGGCTGGCCGGTCGCGGCGGTGACCCGCCAGCGCGATGCCGGCGACGCCGCGCATGCGGCCTGGCTGCGCGCCGACCCGGCCTATGTGCGCCCGGACATCAACGGCGCGCGCCTGCTCGCCTACGGCCAGGCCCTGGCGCTGAGCGAACGCGACAGCGCCGCCTTGCTGCCGGCGCTGCGGCCCCTGTTCGGCGACGCCGGTTTTCCGATCGACGCGCCCAGCCCGAGCCGCTGGTACCTGTGCCTGCCGCGCGAGGCGCGCTTGCCGCGCTTCGCCTCGCCGGAGCAGGCGCTGGGCGAGGACCTGTTCCAGCACTTGCCCGAGGGCGACGGCGCCGAAGGCCGGCGCTGGCGCGGCCTGCTCAGCGAAGCGCAGGTGGTGCTGCACAATCATCCGCACAACGCTCAGCGTATCGCCGCCGGGCTGGCGCCGATCAATTCGCTGTGGTTCTGGGGCGCGGGCGTGCTGCCCGACCACGTGCGCAGCGATTACGCGGAAGTCTTCAGCGACGATGAAGCGCTGACCGCGTTCGGCGCGCTGGCCGGCGTGCGCGCCGAAGCGCTGCCGCCGCGATGGAGCGGCGGGGAGGGCGCCGGCCTGTTCGACCTGCGCGCGATGCGCGACCTGGCCCTGGTGCAGCGCGACTGGCTGGAGCCGATCGGGCAGGCGCTGGATGCCGGCGCCATCGACCGCGCCGTGTTGGGTTTCGCCGACGGCGAACGCTTCGAACTGGCGCGTTCGCAACGCTGGCGCTTCTGGCGCAAGCCGTTGCGCGCGTTGCTGGACGCCGAGCCGGCGCAATGAAGCCGGCTGCGCGTCTGCGTCGCCGCCCGCCGATCGGCGCGGGCGATTTTCCCGACAGCATTCCGCCGCTGCTGCAGCGCATCTACGCCGCGCGCGGCGCCACCGACGCGGCCCGCGCACAGCCCAAGCTGACCCAGCTGCTGCCGCCCGACGGACTGCTCGGGCTGGAACGGGCGACGCAGTTGCTGGCCGAGGCGATCGCGGTGCAGCGCCATATCCTGGTGGTCGGGGATTTCGACTGCGACGGCGCCACCGCCTGCGCGGTCGGCGTGCGCGGCCTGCGCATGCTCGGCGCGCAGCGCGTATCGCATGCGGTGCCGAACCGCATCGTGCACGGTTATGGGCTGTCGCCCGCGCTGGTTGAGGAACTGGCGTCGCTGCAACCCGACCTGCTGGTCACCGTCGACCATGGCATCGCCTGCCATGCCGGCATCGCCGCGGCGCGCGCGCGCGGCTGGCAGGTGCTGGTCACCGACCATCATCTGCCCGGCGAGCGCCTGCCCGAGGCCGACGCCATCGTCGACCCCAACCAGCCCGGCGACGGTTTCCCGAGCAAGATGCTGGCCGGCGTCGGGGTGATGTTCTACGTGCTGTTGGCGCTGCGGCGCCGCCTGCGCGAGGCTGGCGTCTTCGCCGACGGCAAGGGCCCGGACCTGAGCGCGCTGCTGGACCTGGTCGCGGTCGGCACGGTCGCCGACCTGGTGCCGCTGGACACCAACAACCGCGCCCTGGTCGCCGCCGGCCTGCGCCGCCTGCGCGCGGGCCAAGGCTGCGCCGGCCTGCGCGCGCTGATCGAGGTGTCGCAGCGCGATTACCGGCGGCTGACCGCGGCCGACATCGGCTACGCGGTGGGGCCGCGGCTCAATGCCGCCGGGCGACTGGAAGACATGGCGCTCGGCATCGAGTGCTTGCTTACCGACGATGCCCGCCAGGCGCGCGAGATCGCCGCCACCCTGAACGAGATCAACGCCGAACGCCGCGCGGTGCAGCAGCAGATGACCGACGAGGCGCAGGTCGCCTTCGCGCGCGTGGCCCTCGACGCCGACAGCGCGCCGCTGGCGGTATGCCTTTACGACGAGGACTGGCATCCCGGCGTGGTCGGCCTGGTCGCATCGAAGATGAAGGAGCGGCTGCACCGCCCCGCGATCGCGTTCGCCCCGGCCGAGCCCGGCAGCGACCAACTGCGCGGCTCGGCGCGCTCGATCCCGGGCTTCCATATCCGCGACGCGCTGGCCGACGTGGCCGCGTTGCATCCCGAACTGATCGAACGCTTCGGCGGCCACGCCATGGCCGCCGGCCTGTCGCTGCGGCGCGAGGCCTTCGACGCGTTCCGGGTAGCCTTTGAAGCCTGCGCGCAGCGCCTGCTGACCCCGGAACTGCTGCAGGCCGACATCCTCAGCGACGGCGAACTGCAACCGGCCGAGTTCGACCGTCGCCACGCCGAATGCCTGCGCGACGGCGGCCCCTGGGGCCAGGGCTTTCCAGAGCCGCAATTCGACGGCGAATTCGAAGTGCTGTCGTGGCGGGTGATCGGCGAGCGTCATCTCAAGCTCGAACTCGGCCGCGACGGCCTGCGGCTGAACGCGATCGAGTTCGGCGGCTGGGACGGCAACAAACCTCCGTCGTGGGTGCGGATCGCTTATCGGCTGGAGCCGGACGATTATCGCGGCGGCGAAGCGGTGCAGCTGGTCGTCACCCATCGCGAGGCGTTGTAAGTCTCCTCGAGGCCATGCTGCAGCCCCGCCGTGGCCGCACGCGCCAGCGACGAGCAGGCCGACGCGGATCGAAGGGCGCAGTCGCTACCCGCATCAGCGATCCCACTGGCACAGATGCAGCAGCACGCCGGACGGGTCGTGCACGAACACCACGCTGGCGCCGTAGTCCTGTCGGCGCGGCGGTTGCACTCGGGCCTGGGCGAAGTCGCCGTCGCGCAGGACCGCGGCGACGTGCGCGTGCCAGGCCGGTGCGTCGTCGACGGTGAGGTGCAGCATGGTGTTCTCGGCGATGTCCTTGCGGTAGTAATCCTGGATGTAGAAGTGCTGTTCTTCGCCCAGGCTTACCAGGGCCAACCCGCGGTCGACGTCGCGGGTGTCCCAGCCCAGCGCGGCGTAGAAGCGTTTGGACAGGGCGAAGTCCTGTGCCGGGATGAAGGGGCGCAGGTCCGAAGCGTTCAATGTGGGCACGATGGCCTCCATGCACGGGCGCGAAAAGCCGCATCGACGGATGCCGCCTGCATGCTGCGTTGCGACCGGGTCGCAGCGGATCGGATCGACGCAAGACGACGTTGGCCGAACCTACCGGCTATCGGGCACCCGATCAAGCACACTCCCTCCAAGCCGTTCTCCAAGCCATCTCCCTTTGAAAGGGGGCGGGGGATTTGCTCTCAAGTCTCGCACCGCGCCCCGCCGGCGCCCATGTTCGAGCCGAACGCCTCCGATCCGTCCGGCCCGCGCTTGCATCGCGGATTCATCCGCCGGCGCCGGCCAGCATGCGCAGGTTGCGCACCAACCCGCCAAGACGGTGCATGAAGTCCAGGCTGTATTGGTCCTGGGCCGCATGGATGTCGGCGCCGGCGCCATCGAGAAAGGCGCGCGCCAGGCTGCAATGCTGTTCGACCAACTCCGGGGCGGTCGCCGTAACCGGCGGCGCTGCGGCGAACCGTGCGGCGGCCGGAGCGGCCAACGGCGTCCCCAGCGAAGCGATCAGCGCCGCGCCGACCTGCGGTGTCGATGCCGGAGCGGTTTCGGACGGCATGCTCTCGTGCGGCCCGGCGGCCTGCTGTGCCGCATCGGAGGACGAGGTTGCGGGCGCCGCGCCGGCGCCGCGCGGTGCAACTTCGTCGGCCACCGCCGACGGTACGGTCTCGATCGCGAACGCTTGCAACGCGGCGGCGAGTC is part of the Lysobacter firmicutimachus genome and encodes:
- the recJ gene encoding single-stranded-DNA-specific exonuclease RecJ — its product is MKPAARLRRRPPIGAGDFPDSIPPLLQRIYAARGATDAARAQPKLTQLLPPDGLLGLERATQLLAEAIAVQRHILVVGDFDCDGATACAVGVRGLRMLGAQRVSHAVPNRIVHGYGLSPALVEELASLQPDLLVTVDHGIACHAGIAAARARGWQVLVTDHHLPGERLPEADAIVDPNQPGDGFPSKMLAGVGVMFYVLLALRRRLREAGVFADGKGPDLSALLDLVAVGTVADLVPLDTNNRALVAAGLRRLRAGQGCAGLRALIEVSQRDYRRLTAADIGYAVGPRLNAAGRLEDMALGIECLLTDDARQAREIAATLNEINAERRAVQQQMTDEAQVAFARVALDADSAPLAVCLYDEDWHPGVVGLVASKMKERLHRPAIAFAPAEPGSDQLRGSARSIPGFHIRDALADVAALHPELIERFGGHAMAAGLSLRREAFDAFRVAFEACAQRLLTPELLQADILSDGELQPAEFDRRHAECLRDGGPWGQGFPEPQFDGEFEVLSWRVIGERHLKLELGRDGLRLNAIEFGGWDGNKPPSWVRIAYRLEPDDYRGGEAVQLVVTHREAL
- the carB gene encoding carbamoyl-phosphate synthase large subunit yields the protein MPKRTDIKTVLIIGAGPIVIGQACEFDYSGAQACKALRDEGYRVVLVNSNPATIMTDPNMADAVYIEPINWQTVEKIIAKERPDALLPTMGGQTALNCALDLADHGVLEKYGVELIGASREAIRMAEDRELFRVAMKEIGLECPKAEVAHTLEEALDIQTRVGYPTIIRPSFTLGGSGGGIAYNREELIEIVNRGLELSPTTEVLVEESVLGWKEFEMEVVRDKADNCIIVCSIENFDAMGVHTGDSITVAPAQTLTDKEYQRLRDASIAVLRKIGVDTGGSNVQFGINAKNGRVVVIEMNPRVSRSSALASKATGFPIAKIAAKLAVGYTLDELRNEITGGATPASFEPSIDYVVTKIPRFAFEKFPQADARLTTQMKSVGEVMAMGRTFQESLHKALRGLETGKVGLDPTGLDLGSEDDLARLKRELKEPGPERMFYIGDAFRAGLSVEDVHALSFVDPWFLDQIEELIATEREVAEQGLAALDQARMRALKRKGFSDARIAQLTGTDETAVRILRRALKVRPVYKRVDSCAAEFATTTAYMYSTYEDECEAAPTGRDKIIVLGGGPNRIGQGIEFDYCCVHAALALREDGYETIMVNCNPETVSTDYDTSDRLYFEPLTLEDVLEIADLEKPKGVIVQYGGQTPLKLARALEANGVPIIGTTPDSIDLAEDRERFQKLVQELGLAQPLNRTARNPDEALALAGQIGYPLVVRPSYVLGGRAMEIVYSDTDLTRYIRDAVKVSNDSPVLLDRFLDNAVEVDVDVIADREGRVLIGGVMEHIEEAGVHSGDSSCSLPPYSLSPATQEKLRAQVVALAKALKVVGLMNTQFAIQTDADGNETIFLIEVNPRASRTVPFVSKATGMALAKIAARCMVGQTLTSQDAVEEIVPDYYSVKEAIFPFAKFQGVDPILGPEMRSTGEVMGVGKNFGAAMARAQEAGGIKAPPVGKVFVSVRDPDKQRVLPVVQELVRRGYSLVATRGTQVFLSEHGVACEVVNKVTEGRPQVVDLIKNGEIVYIINTTEGRQAISDSFSIRREALQQRVTYSTTVSGARALVNSLDYRGQGPVWSLQELHAQIGAA
- the greA gene encoding transcription elongation factor GreA, yielding MRAPMTAKGAQRLRAELDELKTVKRPAVINAIAEARAHGDLKENAEYHAAREQQGFIEGRIKQLEAELSHAQIIDISQLNAGSKVVFGATVELADVDTDEEKTYQIVGDLEADIKQGLIAISSPVARALIGKNEGDSVVIEAPGGTREYEIVGVSYQG
- a CDS encoding glyoxalase — its product is MPTLNASDLRPFIPAQDFALSKRFYAALGWDTRDVDRGLALVSLGEEQHFYIQDYYRKDIAENTMLHLTVDDAPAWHAHVAAVLRDGDFAQARVQPPRRQDYGASVVFVHDPSGVLLHLCQWDR